One window of Salvelinus fontinalis isolate EN_2023a chromosome 19, ASM2944872v1, whole genome shotgun sequence genomic DNA carries:
- the LOC129816489 gene encoding claudin-14-like, with product MASMAIQLLGFFLGLLGLVGSVVATVLPHWWRTAYVGSNIITATAYMKGLWMECVWHSTGIYQCEVHRSMLALPPDLQAARALMLLSCLTSTLAALVSSAGMKCTRCARGSSIKHALAISGGVCFLSAGMLCLITVCWTTNDVILDFYNPILPEGMKYEIGMAVYLGYVSACLSLMGGVVLCWNCEGRPRNHLHLPHHRHPCPPLVFKTINTPNNPAPPYYPPAALKGNYATSRTSLSSNGYRLNDYV from the exons ATGGCCAGCATGGCGATCCAGCTGCTGGGCTTCTTCCTGGGTCTGCTGGGGCTTGTGGGTAGTGTAGTTGCTACAGTGCTCCCCCACTGGTGGCGGACGGCCTATGTGGGCTCTAACATAATCACAGCCACTGCATACATGAAGGGGCTCTGGATGGAGTGTGTGTGGCACAGCACGGGTATCTACCAGTGTGAAGTACATCGCTCAATGCTGGCTCTGCCACCTGACCTGCAA GCGGCACGAGCGTTGATGTTGCTGTCCTGCCTGACCTCCACCCTGGCAGCCCTCGTGTCCTCTGCAGGGATGAAGTGTACCCGCTGTGCCCGCGGCTCGTCCATCAAGCATGCCCTGGCCATCAGTGGAGGGGTCTGCTTCCTGTCTGCAGGCATGCTCTGCCTAATCACTGTCTGCTGGACAACCAATGATGTCATCCTCGACTTCTACAACCCCATCCTACCTGAAG GTATGAAGTATGAGATTGGCATGGCGGTGTATTTGGGCTACGTCTCAGCCTGTCTTAGTCTGATGGGAGGGGTGGTGCTCTGTTGGAACTGTGAGGGGCGGCCCAGGAACCACCTACATCTACCTCATCATCGCCACCCTTGTCCTCCCCTCGTCTTCAAAACTATAAACACCCCCAACAACCCAGCACCCCCTTACTATCCTCCTGCCGCCCTGAAAGGGAACTACGCCACCTCACGCACCTCACTGTCCAGCAATGGCTACAGACTCAATGACTACGTCTGA
- the LOC129816488 gene encoding high-affinity choline transporter 1-like gives MAVHAEGIVAIVIFYLLILAVGIWAAWKNKNSGVSEGQDRSETIMVGGRDIGLFVGGFTMTATWVGGGYINGTAEYVYLPDYGLAWAQAPFGYALSLVVGGLFFAKPMRSRGYVTMLDPFQQIYGKRMGGLLFIPALMGEIFWSAAILSALGATLSVIVDIDINMSVVISALIAIFYTLVGGLYSVAYTDVVQLFCIFLGLWVSVPFALSNPAVSSISVTAKEAVYQTPWLGKIDSADTWMWIDNFCLLMLGGIPWQVYFQRVLSASSATYAQILSFIAAAGCLVMAVPSVLIGAIGASTDWNQTTYGAIPPKEKDQSDMILPIVLQHLCPPWISFFGLGAVSAAVMSSADSSILSASSMFARNIYQLAFRQSATDREIVWVMRITIFVFGALATAMALLTGTVYGLWYLSSDLVYVIIFPQLLSVLFIKGTNTYGSVAGYVFGLLLRIGGGEPYLKLPPFIYYPGWVQQEKIHHLTGDVEYFIQQRFPFKTVSMLASFLGNVAFSYLLKYLFESGTLSHKYDFMDAVVSKHSKEIMDKTTLVSSDNIILSEMAPVKTHLSTSLAGTFTNTEALSDDEESSPESLNNDQE, from the exons ATGGCCGTCCACGCTGAGGGGATCGTGGCTATAGTGATCTTCTACTTGCTTATTCTGGCCGTGGGGATATGGGCCGCGTGGAAGAACAAGAACTCTGGGGTGTCGGAGGGCCAGGACCGCAGTGAAACCATCATGGTGGGCGGGAGGGACATTGGGTTGTTCGTCGGTGGATTTACCATGACGG CTACATGGGTGGGCGGCGGCTACATCAACGGGACGGCAGAGTATGTCTACCTGCCTGACTACGGCCTGGCCTGGGCGCAGGCTCCCTTTGGATACGCTCTCAGTCTGGTAGTAG GTGGCCTGTTCTTTGCCAAGCCCATGCGCTCCAGGGGTTACGTCACCATGCTGGACCCGTTCCAGCAGATATATGGGAAGCGCATGGGGGGGCTGCTCTTCATTCCCGCGCTCATGGGGGAGATCTTCTGGTCTGCCGCCATCTTGTCAGCCCTGG GAGCTACTCTGAGTGTGATTGTGGACATTGACATCAACATGTCGGTGGTGATCTCAGCCCTGATAGCCATCTTCTACACCCTGGTGGGAGGCCTATACTCTGTGGCCTACACTGACGTGGTGCAGCTCTTCTGTATCTTCCTGGGACTG tggGTCAGTGTACCGTTTGCCCTGTCCAACCCAGCGGTGTCAAGCATCAGTGTGACAGCTAAAGAGGCTGTGTACCAGACACCCTGGCTGGGTAAGATAGACTCAGCAGACACCTGGATGTGGATCGACAACTTCTGTCTTCTG ATGTTGGGGGGGATTCCGTGGCAGGTGTATTTTCAACGGGTTCTCTCTGCCTCTTCAGCTACGTACGCCCAGATTCTGTCCTTCATCGCTGCCGCTGGTTGCCTGGTCATGGCTGTCCCCTCCGTCCTCATAGGAGCGATAGGGGCCtccacag ACTGGAACCAGACTACATACGGGGCAATTCCTCCCAAAGAGAAGGACCAATCAGATATGATCCTGCCCATCGTGCTGCAGCACCTGTGCCCACCCTGGATCTCCTTCTTCGGTCTGGGGGCGGTgtctgctgctgtgatgtcatcaGCGGACTCCTCCATCCTTTCAGCCAGTTCAATGTTCGCCAGAAACATCTACCAGCTGGCCTTCAGACAgtct GCGACAGACCGTGAGATTGTGTGGGTGATGCGTATCACCATCTTTGTGTTCGGAGCTCTGGCCACGGCCATGGCGTTGCTCACAGGGACAGTATACGGCCTGTGGTACCTGAGCTCCGACCTGGTCTATGTTATCATCTTCCCCCAGCTGCTCAGCGTGCTCTTCATCAAGGGAACCAACACGTACGGCTCGGTGGCCGGCTACGTCTTCGGGCTGCTGCTGCGTATCGGCGGAGGGGAGCCCTACCTCAAACTACCTCCCTTTATCTACTACCCCGGCTGGGTGCAACAGGAGAAGATCCACCACCTGACTGGAGACGTGGAGTACTTCATCCAGCAGCGCTTCCCCTTTAAAACGGTCTCCATGCTGGCCTCCTTCCTGGGTAACGTGGCCTTCTCCTACCTGCTCAAGTACCTGTTTGAGTCTGGGACTCTGTCTCATAAGTATGACTTCATGGATGCTGTGGTGTCCAAACACAGTAAGGAGATCATGGACAAGACCACGCTGGTCAGTAGTGACAACATCATCCTGTCAGAGATGGCGCCGGTCAAAACGCACCTCAGCACCTCACTGGCCGGGACGTTTACGAACACAGAGGCTCTCAGTGACGACGAGGAGTCCAGCCCCGAGTCCTTAAACAACGACCAGGAGTAG